ATGCATAAATATGCGACTATGCCTGGTACAAGGAGTGGATCAATTTGGAAGTCTGAAAATTCTTTTTTGGAATTATCAAAGGTTGTGGGAAGCAATATCCTAGAGTCCATTTCGAGGCTCTAGTGAAatccacaaaaaaaagaaaaagaaaaaccacTGGTGGCCTAGTTCCGTTTCACCGAGGGATTCAACAACTTGGCAATTATCCAATGTACCCAAGAGAAGGCAGTGTTCTGAAATCCCGCTACCAATTTGGTGTTCGCAAGTCTGAATCTGAGCTATGACTTGAATCCAAAGCCAACAATCAGTGTACCTATTTAACTTTGGCCgctaaacaaaataaaaacaacacaACATCAGCCAAGGCACTGGAGGTTCGAGTAAGATGCAACATCTAAACTGTAGGACTTCATGGACATGTGTCTATCTTAAAACAAAGAGTACTTGGTAATAAGATAATGTGAACACCATTAACAGGCGAACCTTTCTCATTAGAATTTTTTTCCCTACTGCTTTACCTTGTATCAAGTAACAGAAGCAAAACAAATAGGTTTGTTCAGTAGGTGCTTCCTGTGTCGGATAGTTTAAGAAGCAAGCCTAACGATACGTACCTATTCGTCCGGTACCCATGCCGAAAACGAGGTCCAGGATCCAAACAATTGCATGACTTGAGGCATTTTCAGTGGCACGTCCTTTATACAGGTTCTCACTTCTCACTCTTGAACATGCGAAGTAACAAAGGGTTCCCAGAatcattcagaaaaaaaaaaacaaaaaaaaaacaaaaaaaaaacacacaagacATTTATGAGTGCATATATTAATCGTCTAAAGCAGTTACAGTTAGCACTGAGTTATTGAAAATCAGCCCATTCCATTTGTATTGGCATCGTCAACGATGATGACGTTACTTGAGCTCCCCATCAAATATTATACTTTAGCGCCAAGGAACGACTGGGGAAGAAAAAGCATAAGTTCAGTACAATTGAGCAGAAAATCCCATCATTCACCAAGATGGAGTATTTAAGCATAAATGatgaatatatatgtatatatatatgtacacaaATCAAGAGACAGTGGACAACCACCATGATTACAATTACTACTACTTAAAGAAGCTGACAGAGTATCATTAAGGTAAAGTATAATATTTGATGGGATTTTAAACTTGAACCTTTTGTCAGCAGGCTTTAGTACTTGGAAAGAGCACATTAAGGTATCATCTACACTCATCATGGCACCTGCATTGTCAAACTCACCGCAGTAGTTAGGTGCTGAAAATACTGTCACGAGTTGCCGATTAGCAAAGAACTCATACCCATCCTCCACAACCTGCACAATAAACAGTTTTAGTTTTACTGAAAGTCATATTCCTGAAAGACAAGTGTAAAACAGGCAGAATAGAAATATAAACCTGATGAGCACGGCAAATAAGGTCCAGATCCTGCTTCTGAAGAAACTCCGTCACTTTATCAGCACCGAAGGTGTATGAAACTCCTCTATCATTCATTCCCCAACCTTTAACATCTTTACTGGGGTCTGACCACAGAAGATCACAAAGCAAACCTGTGTCAGGGACATCAGTTGGACGTTGTATATTTCGAATTTGATCCAAATTATGTAGGTCAGGAGAAAGACCCCCATGCATGCACAAAATCTTTTCGTCAACGAGGGCAGCTACAGGTAGGCAGTTAAAACAATCTGTGAAGACTTTCCACAACCTGACATTGAATCTTCTCTTGCATTCATCATAAAACCCATAGATACGGTTTATCGATGCACATTCATGATTGCCTCTCAAAAGGAAAAAGTTCTCTGGATACTTTATTTTATAAGCAAGTAAAAGGCATACTGTTTCCAGGCTTTGCTTGCCCCTATCTACATAATCCCCTAAGAATAAGTAGTTAGCCTTAGGTGGTAGTCCACCGTACTCAAACAGCCGTAAGAGGTCAGAATATTGGCCATGAATATCACCTGCACAACGGACAACATTTAGATGGTAAGATAAAATAACAACAAAACTCTAACATTTCTTTTTCGTTGTGAATTGTTCAAATTtctatttataagaaaagaaaaaataaatgtcAATTAATCGAATTCTCAGATCgaaaaatgaacttgaatttTGAAGATCACGTTTCAAAATCAGTGAGCAGATTGGTGCCAAATAAAAAACTGGCAGAAAACAGAACTTTGCAAATCATGAATGTGCGAGAGTTGTTACTCAACAGAGTTCAAGATACAGAATGCTTATTTGCAATTGTTGTTCCCATTAATGCAAGTTACACAGATATATATTAATGCACGCACTTTAAGCTTTGCAGCCACTCAGCTACAGTTATTCAATTATAAACCACATTGTTTGCAAGGCATTATAGGTGCTTTAGTGCCACAGATATATTATAATGCACACACTTCAAGCTTTGTGGCCACTTAGCTACAGTTATTCAATTACAAACCACATTGTACGCTTTATTTCACAAAGTGAACCCTTATTAAGTCACATGatagaatatttttcttgagGAACATAATGGCTAAGTGAACGGCAATTATTTGAGGCTTTACATATGTGGTCAATAAAGTCAGCAGGAATATCTTGTTAGGGCCTGATGTTTTGGCTGGTCATAACCCACACACTAGTATGCTTTTGCTTCCATTATTAATAAAGATTCACTACACCCACTTCTATTAGATAGTATAAAACATGAAAAGTCACAACCATTCAACAAAGATTAAAGCACTAGTAAGATGGAAGGAGAAATTTTCGAGTAAACATTATTAAACAAACCGCAAAATAACTGGGTAATCTCAGTATACTCATTCTTTAATATTCAAATTGGATTTCCAACTTCTCGCACCAAAGGAGTATCGGCATATTCAGGATTCAATAACCATAGGTTCATAACACATTAACACCGAATATTACATAGTTTGTGCTGCCATGGTCCATAGACTATGAACTGATAGAATCACAGAGAGTAGAAGGCCAAACCTTTTAATAAGCCTGAACAACCCTTGAAGTTCTTATATATAATAAAGAGTACGAACAATATATGTCGAATGACTCGAATCACAAGGGACCATCTAAAGACTTTTCGCATCTAAAGGTATGTAAGAGAAAACAACATGCCATTTTGATATCTCAACAACGATGTCTAACACGACAAGTTCCCTGGCCTAACCACATGAGACAAGGCTCACTCAGTATAACAGCACATACTAAGCATATGGTACCAGACACTGGTTTTCTCTAAACTATGACACTAAACGGCGTCAACCCAGAAGGGCCAATCATATTACAAGAGCTTTAGGCATCATGAAACACAGAATTTCTCAGGTCTTTCGCTAATAGTCCACTACATGGTGGCTTAATTGAATGAAGTTAACAATCCAAGTACACATAAAGTCCTTGTTAGTGAGACTAGATGTTTAAGGCTCTTCAGTCAACGGACTTTATTGCATACTGGACATGAGCGTCGAAATGAAATGCAATTGCATCAAGCAAAATGAACTTCCAGGTGCAGATTatgtaacaaacaaacaaacaaaaaccatAATTCACaattcaagaaaaaagaagacaaacAGATGTTATCAGCATAGAAGACTGGATGAATAGCAACAATGACAACAACCAAAAGACTTACATCATTAAGTGATGCAAATCATAAGCTGGGTCAGGGGTCTGATTGTTGAATCTTTCAAAGTAATACAATAATTTTGTAATTATGTTCCTATATAGAAAAGGCATAATAATCACTCCCTAGTTAACAGTGTTTTCTTAGGTTGCACTTGACAAAACCCAATTCAGATAATCACTAGGCAATCAAACCAACGAACACCAGAGTACTCGTATGAAAATACCAAAGCAATAATCACACCAAGAACAGATTTGGCCTAGATCCAACAGACACACAACAGAAAAAAGGAAAATTATGTGACACCCAAAATAAGAAATCTAAGTCAAACCCAAATTAACAAAGCATCATTAAACAAAGAGTTGATAGTTACCACAAATTTTGATGGGGGCTTGAAGCTCCAAAAGAACAGGTTGCTGCATAAAAATCTCTTTAGAAACAACACAAAGTTGTCTAATTTCTGACTCAGATAATTGAACTTGTTTCCCTGGTTTATTTCTTACTTCAAGTAAACGATTTATTATACTATCAAGAACACTTGCATCCATCTTCAATTACAGCGACTAAATCAACTCCTCCTCTTTTTTTTtacaaatcttcttcttctatcttctattttcttcttctcttactTTATATTACTTTTCTTTCCCTCTTTGAACAGCAAGCTTTAGATACATTCCTCAACGGACGATCACTGTTTTTTACAAATAaagcaaagaatctttctttctTTACACAAAGATTGAGAGTGATAGAGAAAGATAAAGATATATAGAATTTTGGCTTCAGTCACTTTGAAGATAAAGTAGAGAGAGAAACaagttctggtggtggtggtggttttaaTGGCGTCGCCGCCGTAAAGTTATAGGACCAGTAAACGGTGATCTGATGAGTCCCAGCTTACATACTGTGTCGAACTTTAATAAGAAAAGGAATTCAATTTCGTTCGTTCGGGTCTTATTTGGGGAACGAAAGTGGAATGACAAAATTACCCATATaaataggggtgtaaatttttATAAGTGATATTTATCGTGAAAACTACCAGCAAACCCAATTTTCCGTTTTTTTCCACCCACAAATCCACCGGCGAGAAACTTCACGCGAGCCCCCATTATCGGGGATAAAATTATTTGCAGACCCATACTTTTAGAATTTATGCTTTCGTTTTTTTAGTTCCTAAACTAACCTCCCCTGTCTTCTTCTTCGTTTCCGTTTCGtttattttgagaaaaaattATTCTGATCTCGTCACGgaggatttgagagatcaatcatACGAAACTCAATCTTAGGATGAAGATTATCATCTACTGTTAAATATGAAGGTTCAATCTTCAGAAATGATCACAATATAAGTTTCTTCTGTCATTAACTTTTTGTTTTCCAGAAAACTGATTTTATGATTTCGAAAATTTAAAGTTCTGATTACAGCTCAATTTGTTAGTCTAATCTTGATCGGATTAAGGATCTTTCTACATCTAATCTTGATCTCTCTATTGAGataaaaattatgaaattttcgaattttttaTAGCAattttctttttagggtttttaactgAAATTTAATTTATCTCCCTATTTTTATTCTTGATCGAAAATACAAGTCAGATTTGAATTTAGCACATCTAATTACTGTTACCCATTGAAGAATTCGCACACAATCTAAAGTAAACAAGCTATTACTGTTATTCTTTTTAGATTATTGTCACCATTGTTTTAGTTGAAACTCTAGTTAATGATGATAAAATTGGTTAAGTTCTTTTTCATGGTAATGATTTTCccaaattacaaattacaaaCTCTAGTTATAGGCTtgcaaaaacaataaaataaagtaCAAATTTTATTGTTTGATTTCACAAAGAAAAAGTTGTTTAGATCCTAAGAGGGAAAGTCTGTATTTTAGCAATACCATTATTAACGGGGTTTTTCCCAATTTTTTTCTTAATTCCTATTATGT
Above is a genomic segment from Papaver somniferum cultivar HN1 chromosome 10, ASM357369v1, whole genome shotgun sequence containing:
- the LOC113317111 gene encoding serine/threonine-protein phosphatase PP1-like isoform X1 — encoded protein: MDASVLDSIINRLLEVRNKPGKQVQLSESEIRQLCVVSKEIFMQQPVLLELQAPIKICGDIHGQYSDLLRLFEYGGLPPKANYLFLGDYVDRGKQSLETVCLLLAYKIKYPENFFLLRGNHECASINRIYGFYDECKRRFNVRLWKVFTDCFNCLPVAALVDEKILCMHGGLSPDLHNLDQIRNIQRPTDVPDTGLLCDLLWSDPSKDVKGWGMNDRGVSYTFGADKVTEFLQKQDLDLICRAHQVVEDGYEFFANRQLVTVFSAPNYCGEFDNAGAMMSVDDTLMCSFQVLKPADKSRSLALKYNI
- the LOC113317111 gene encoding serine/threonine-protein phosphatase PP1-like isoform X2 produces the protein MDASVLDSIINRLLEVRNKPGKQVQLSESEIRQLCVVSKEIFMQQPVLLELQAPIKICGDIHGQYSDLLRLFEYGGLPPKANYLFLGDYVDRGKQSLETVCLLLAYKIKYPENFFLLRGNHECASINRIYGFYDECKRRFNVRLWKVFTDCFNCLPVAALVDEKILCMHGGLSPDLHNLDQIRNIQRPTDVPDTGLLCDLLWSDPSKDVKGWGMNDRGVSYTFGADKVTEFLQKQDLDLICRAHQVVEDGYEFFANRQLVTVFSAPNYCVVPWR